A region of the Kribbella sp. NBC_01245 genome:
GATGGCAGGGCGGCTGACAGCGACGTACTCGGTCAGGTCGGTGACCGAACGAGGTCCACGGCGCAGCGTCTCGAGGATCGCCCGCCGGGTCGGATCCCCGAGCGCGTCCAGCACTGCTTCGTAAGTGGCCACGAACGGTAAGTTGCCACTAACCAATCTGCGTGTCAAGGCCTGGCCAGCCGGTTTCGGGCTCCTCGGCGTCACCCCCAGCCCCTGAATCCGCGTCAGTGAGCGACTGGTTGAGCCAACGGCGGGTGTCGACCTCGCCTTCGGCCGCGAGCAGCTCGGCCGCGGTGATCGGACGGACGGACGCCTCGATCACCTCCATCGCGGCCAGCTCGGACTCCGTGACGTGCAGATCGCGCAGTTTGCGGGCGGTGACGAAGACCCGGCTCTCCAGCGAACCGACGGACCGGTTGTACGCGTCGACGGCCGACGTGAGCGAACGGCCGACCCGGTCGAAGTGCTCGCCCATCACCCCGAGCCGCTCGTACAGCTCGCGGCCGAGTTGGAAGACCTGCTGGGCCGATTCGGTCAGGGCCGACTGGTTCCACGCGTAGGCGGCCGCGCGCAGCGTCGCGATCAACGTCGTCGGGGTGGCGAGGATGACCCGGCGCTCAGCGGCGTACTCCAGAAGGGTGGGCTCGACGTCGAGCGCGGCCGACAGGAACGACTCGCCCGGCACGAACAGGATCACGAACTCGGGTGTCGAGGGCAGCCGGGACCAGTAGGCCTTTGCGGAGAGCTGGTCGACGTGCGTCCGCAAGTGGCGCGCGTGGGCGCGGAGGCGCTCGGCCTGGAACTCCTCATCCTGGCTCTCGGCCGCTTCGAGGAAGGCGGCGAGTGGCACCTTCGAGTCGACGATCAGGCTCTTGCCCTCCGCGAGGCGGACCACCATGTCCGGCCGGAGCAGGCCGTCATCGGTCACGGTCGAGGTCTGCTCGGTGAAATCGCAATGCGCGACCATGCCGGCCAGCTCGACCGTACGGCGCAGGTGCATCTCGCCCCAGCGGCCACGGACCTGGGGTTTTCGCAGCGCCATCGACAGCGAGGCGGTCTCCCGGCGCAGCGCCTCGCCGCTCAGACGCACCTCGTTGACCTGTTGGTGGAGCTGGCTCTGCCAGGCGGCCCGGCTCTGCTCCAGCTGCCGGAGCTGGGCGTGCAGCCGGTCCAGGCTCTCCTTGACGACGGCCTGGCCACCAGCCTGCTCGTTCATCGAGCGTTTCTCCTGGGTGATCTCGAGCAGCCGGTCCTCGGCCGAGTCACGCTCGGCGGTGGTCCGGGCCAGCTCGGCCCCATCCCGCCCGCGAGCCCACAGCACGCCGACTCCCGCCCCGAGCGCGAGCCCGATCAGGAGCACCACGAGCAACATCAGAAACGTCGTACCGGTCATGACACGAATGGTGACGGACGCCACCGACAGTTTCCGGCAACCGGGACAAAACGAGCGAAAACAGGAGTGACCCCGAGCCGGGCTCCCCTCCGGCCGGGGTCACTCGATTCCTCGCCGATAGTTGCCACCAACAACTTTTGGTCGGTCAGCAGTTCATGGCGAGGAAGCCGTAGCCCTTGGCCTTGAGCTTCTGCAGCATCGTGTCCAAGGCGGCGACGGTCTCGCTCCGGTTGCCGCCACCGTCGTGCATCAGGATGACCGCGCCCGGGTGGACGTTGTTCATCACGTTCTGCACGATGGCCGACTTGCCTGGCTTGGCCCAGTCGCGGGGGTCGATGTCCCAGAGGATCTGCTTCATACCCGCGGCCCGGATGTCGGCGCGCACCTTCGAATTCGTCGCGCCGTACGGCGGGCGGAAGCAGCGGGACTTCGGTCCGTCGAAGATCTCGTGGTGCCGTTTCTGCGCCCCGACCGCGGTCAGTTGAGCGTGCGAGATCGAGTGGTTGCCGATCGCGTGGCCCGCCGCGCGGATCTGCTCCTGCAGACCCGGGTGCTGCGCGACCATGCTGCCGAGCTGGAAGAAGGTTGCCTTGGCGTCGTATTTCGCCAACGTGGCAAGGACTTCCGGCGTCCAGGTCGGGTCCGGTCCGTCGTCGAAGGTGAGATACACGACCTTGCCGGCACCGGCAATGGTGCCCGCGGCACCGATCGGCGTACTCGGGGTGTTCGATGGTGTCGGTTCCGTCGGCGGCGGCGTTCCGACCGGGGTCGTGGCCGAGGCGGAGGTGGTGCGGGGCGATTTCGCACTCGACTGATGCACCAGGGCGAACGCGCCGATCGCGCCGACGACAAGTATGGCGGCGACAGCCGTGGTGATGAGTGTGACCAACTTGCGGGGCATGATGCTCCCTTGCGGATCGGGCGGTTTGTCCTCGGTAGATTGACGCGGCGCAACCGGATTGGGTTGGCGGCGGAGCATTGCGGGCACGTTGCAGATCTGCCTCGGCCTTGCGTACAAGGCTTTGGCGGCTCAGCGAAGAGGTGTCAGCAGCTCAGCGAACGGAAGACGTAGCCGCGGGCCTTCAGCGTGCGGATGACCTTGTCGAGCGCGATGACGGTCTGGGCGCGGTTACCGCCGGCGTCGTGCATGAGGACGACGGCGCCGGGCCGCACGTTCGCCAGCACGCGCTGGGCGATCTTGGTGGCACCCGGCCGGGCCCAGTCCTGCGGGTCGACCGACCACAGCACCTGACGCATCCCGGCGGCCTTGATCTCGGCACGGACTCGCGCGTTCGTCGCGCCGTACGG
Encoded here:
- the rmuC gene encoding DNA recombination protein RmuC, whose amino-acid sequence is MTGTTFLMLLVVLLIGLALGAGVGVLWARGRDGAELARTTAERDSAEDRLLEITQEKRSMNEQAGGQAVVKESLDRLHAQLRQLEQSRAAWQSQLHQQVNEVRLSGEALRRETASLSMALRKPQVRGRWGEMHLRRTVELAGMVAHCDFTEQTSTVTDDGLLRPDMVVRLAEGKSLIVDSKVPLAAFLEAAESQDEEFQAERLRAHARHLRTHVDQLSAKAYWSRLPSTPEFVILFVPGESFLSAALDVEPTLLEYAAERRVILATPTTLIATLRAAAYAWNQSALTESAQQVFQLGRELYERLGVMGEHFDRVGRSLTSAVDAYNRSVGSLESRVFVTARKLRDLHVTESELAAMEVIEASVRPITAAELLAAEGEVDTRRWLNQSLTDADSGAGGDAEEPETGWPGLDTQIG
- a CDS encoding polysaccharide deacetylase family protein; this translates as MPRKLVTLITTAVAAILVVGAIGAFALVHQSSAKSPRTTSASATTPVGTPPPTEPTPSNTPSTPIGAAGTIAGAGKVVYLTFDDGPDPTWTPEVLATLAKYDAKATFFQLGSMVAQHPGLQEQIRAAGHAIGNHSISHAQLTAVGAQKRHHEIFDGPKSRCFRPPYGATNSKVRADIRAAGMKQILWDIDPRDWAKPGKSAIVQNVMNNVHPGAVILMHDGGGNRSETVAALDTMLQKLKAKGYGFLAMNC